The following are encoded in a window of Fusarium verticillioides 7600 chromosome 6, whole genome shotgun sequence genomic DNA:
- a CDS encoding succinate-semialdehyde dehydrogenase: protein MTRSFPFKLDDPSLLHEESLLNGQWVQAQSGKRFDVEDPGSGQIWATSPANDVADVDKYVESSEAAFQSYRHMNPRQRAKILLKWHELITNARQDIAKIVVFETGKPMAEALGEVDYALGFAWWFAGEAERIRGSVAQPSISNRRTFVIKQPIGVCVALVPWNFPVAMIIRKVSAALAAGCTMIVKPSPETPFSVMALADLALRAGLPAGVLNVISTDNANTPSVSETLCKHPLVRKVTFTGSTSVGSIVARHCSHGLKKVTMELGGNCPFIIFDDGDLEGAVAALMILKWRTAGQACTHANRVYVQSGVYDKFAQMMLEATSKLRVGHGADSGSTMGPLTTSRGVDKVRKHVEDAVSKGGKILCGGKQPENLNGYFFEPTIISGMTSDMLTTQEEIFGPILGLYKFETEDEVVKKANDTSMGLASYFFTKDVSRTWRLLESLEAGMIGMNTGNASCAESPFGGIKMSGYGKEAGKDVAIEEYLIQKTGTLTVNDGPKL, encoded by the exons ATGACACGAAGCTTCCCTTTCAAG CTGGACGATCCGTCCCTCCTTCACGAGGAATCACTATTGAATGGCCAATGGGTCCAAGCTCAGTCCGGAAAACGGTTCGACGTTGAGG ATCCTGGCTCTGGTCAGATCTGGGCCACCAGTCCCGCTAACGACGTCGCCGATGTTGACAAGTATGTTGAGTCGTCAGAAGCGGCCTTCCAAAGCTACCGCCATATGAATCCTCGCCAACGAGCCAAGATCCTACTCAAGTGGCACGAGCTCATCACCAATGCACGACAAGACATCGCCAAGATCGTCGTCTTCGAGACCGGTAAACCCATGGCAGAAGCTCTTGGCGAGGTAGATTACGCTCTTGGCTTCGCTTGGTGGTTCGCCGGCGAGGCTGAGCGTATCAGAGGTTCTGTTGCCCAACCCTCTATCTCCAATCGTCGAACTTTTGTCATCAAGCAGCCGATCGGTGTATGTGTTGCTCTCGTCCCTTGGAACTTCCCAGTTGCTATGATTATCCGCAAGGTATCGGCTGCTCTAGCCGCAGGATGTACCATGATTGTCAAACCGTCCCCAGAAACACCATTTAGTGTCATGGCCCTAGCAGACCTTGCTCTTCGCGCTGGTCTGCCTGCAGGAGTGCTGAACGTTATCTCAACTGATAACGCCAATACCCCATCGGTCAGCGAGACACTCTGCAAGCACCCGCTCGTCCGCAAGGTCACCTTTACAGGTAGTACCTCTGTAGGGAGCATCGTTGCAAGACATTGCAGCCATGGGTTGAAGAAGGTCACTATGGAGTTGGGTGGAAATTGCCCTTTCATCATTTTTGATGACGGTGATCTTGAGGGAGCAGTTGCAGCTCTCATGATACTCAAGTGGCGAACAGCAGGCCAAGCTTGCACCCACGCAAATCGAGTCTATGTCCAAAGCGGCGTTTACGACAAGTTTGCGCAGATGATGCTTGAGGCGACTAGCAAGCTCCGCGTGGGCCATGGAGCTGATTCTGGTTCTACTATGGGGCCGCTCACCACTAGTCGCGGGGTTGATAAAGTCAGAAAAcatgttgaggatgctgtcAGCAAAGGCGGCAAGATCCTTTGCGGAGGCAAGCAGCCCGAGAATCTGAATGGGTACTTCTTCGAACCAACCATCATCTCAGGCATGACCTCAGACATGCTCACAACTCAAGAAGAGATCTTTGGACCTATACTGGGTCTGTACAAGTTCGAaactgaagatgaggttgtgaaGAAAGCGAATGATACATCAATGGGCTTAGCATCTTACTTCTTCACTAAAGATGTCTCCCGAACCTGGAGACTTTTGGAAAGCCTCGAAGCTGGAATGATCGGGATGAATACTG GGAATGCCTCTTGTGCCGAGTCTCCATTCGGTGGAATCAAGATGTCGGGATATGGCAAGGAAGCAGGCAAGGATGTGGCTATTGAGGAGTATCTCATCCAGAAGACGGGCACTTTGACTGTTAACGATGGTCCCAAGTTGTGA
- a CDS encoding beta-glucosidase, with protein sequence MDETIGAIQDTGVQATPKHLVGNEQETQRKPTLINGKIVDAVSSNVDDRTTHELYMWPFPDAVHASVASVMCGYNRVNET encoded by the coding sequence ATGGATGAGACAATCGGAGCAATCCAAGACACCGGTGTCCAGGCCACACCCAAGCATCTCGTTGGCAACGAGCAAGAAACGCAGCGCAAGCCCACACTGATCAACGGAAAGATTGTGGACGCAGTATCCTCCAACGTTGACGATCGCACCACGCACGAGCTCTACATGTGGCCCTTTCCAGACGCCGTCCACGCTAGTGTAGCATCAGTCATGTGTGGCTACAACCGCGTCAACGAGACTTAA
- a CDS encoding hypothetical protein (At least one base has a quality score < 10), producing MSDFLATPPGLGPVKAGLDMNQPGPASTLPVVETYWGDNLVECVKNGTLSESDLDGMVCRILTPYFYLGQNKDNPSVDPSSQPLFYNGFGYTYPGPCPVGRDVRGNHSGLIRDIAAAGTVLLENQGSIIPLNKSLTNIGLFGNDAADPSIGTLFSNHDGIDSGTLISGGGSGSGRPSYVISPLDAFKSYVKDNGKRLQYVTNNTAILSIMPGLYPWPDVCIVFLKSFATEGFDRKTLVVDDNSIQVVNSISSRCPRGTVVVTHCGGPEVMPWTMNPNELGKFHLGRLDRKRQSLWQAPINHCQERGGLHGKITNITGSAAEDSSNWRSDFSQGPFNDYRHFDNKGLEALYEFGYGLSYTTFGLSSNLVVSSANKISARASLSKATLELGSPHLWETVAKCHAEVSNTCRVAGATVIQLYASLPKNNIPANSPVRILLGFKKVSFAQGVGI from the exons ATGTCGGATTTTCTGGCTACGCCGCCTGGACTCGGTCCCGTCAAGGCAGGGCTTGATATGAACCAGCCTGGACCTGCAAGTACGCTTCCCGTCGTTGAGACTTACTGGGGCGACAATCTCGTTGAGTGTGTCAAGAACGGGACACTCTCTGAGTCGGATCTCGATGGAATGGTGTGCCGCATCTTGACGCCTTACTTCTATCTTGGCCAGAATAAAGACAACCCGTCTGTGGACCCATCGTCTCAGCCTCTCTTCTACAACGGCTTCGGGTATACTTATCCGGGCCCTTGTCCAGTTGGCCGCGATGTCCGCGGCAACCATTCAGGGCTCATCCGTGATATCGCCGCTGCCGGAACAGTCTTGCTCGAGAATCAAGGCTCCATCATTCCTCTTAACAAGTCCCTCACCAACATCGGTCTCTTTGGAAACGATGCTGCTGATCCCTCCATTGGGACCCTCTTCAGCAACCACGATGGTATCGACAGTGGTACTCTTATCTCCGGTGGCGGTTCAGGAAGCGGCCGACCGAGCTACGTTATCAGTCCCTTGGACGCCTTCAAGTCTTACGTGAAAGACAACGGCAAGCGGCTCCAGTACGTCACCAACAATACTGCCATTCTCAGCATTATGCCTGGTCTGTACCCCTGGCCAGATGTCTGCATAGTTTTCCTCAAGTCCTTCGCCACCGAGGGTTTTGATCGCAAGACTCTTGTGGTAGATGACAACTCAATCCAAGTCGTCAATAGTATTTCATCACGCTGCCCTCGCGGCACCGTGGTAGTCACTCACTGTGGAGGGCCGGAGGTGATGCCGTGGACGATGAACCCTAAT GAATTAGGGAAATTCCATCTTGGACGTCTTGACCGGAAACGTCAATCCCTCTGGCAAGCTCCCATTAACCATTgccaagaaagaggaggactACACGGAAagatcaccaacatcactggCTCCGCAGCTGAAGACTCTTCGAATTGGCGAAGTGACTTTAGTCAGGGCCCATTCAATGACTATAGACACTTCGACAACAAAGGCCTGGAGGCTCTCTATGAGTTTGGCTACGGTCTCAGCTACACCACTTTTGGACTATCCTCCAACCTCGTCGTCTCCTCAGCGAACAAGATCTCCGCCCGCGCATCACTCTCCAAAGCTACACTCGAACTCGGTAGCCCTCATCTCTGGGAAACAGTCGCCAAGTGCCACGCCGAGGTATCCAACACTTGCCGGGTTGCAGGCGCCACAGTCATTCAGCTATATGCATCTTTGCCCAAGAACAATATACCAGCCAATAGCCCAGTACGGATACTACTTGGGTTCAAGAAAGTGTCATTCGCCCAAGGCGTTGGGATCTGA